In Corvus moneduloides isolate bCorMon1 chromosome 6, bCorMon1.pri, whole genome shotgun sequence, the sequence CCAAGAACACTGTCTTTCTTGTCCTGCTGCAATATTTATATCCTGGCCTCTCTTCCTTGCAATGTTTGGAATTTTCTACATAATCAAATTACAGTAAAACTTGGCTCCAGAATTTAAGCTTTCCTCTCTAAGACCAGCTAGGAATAAAAACCAGGCAGTGGCAATTAAGCTTTTATCCAGCTTGAGGGTAAGGAAAAATATATCCAGAGAAGTTTTATAGGTTATGGTGATACAGATAAAGATATAAGAATTTTAACAGCATGTAGTGATGTGGATTTGCAGTTCTTACCTTATCAACACATCTGTTCAGTTCCTCACTCAGggcttctttctctttctgcagcttttcatttttagtaATTAAACTTGAAACTTCATTCTGAAGGTCAGAGAGATCAGAACATCTGGGCAGCTGTGGGAAGCAAACCCCTCACAgttgcatttctgtgctgttgcAAAATTTGGCATGAAAATCATGGGATGCCcgaatggtttgggttggaaggaacctttaaaaGGTCGTCCAGTTCCAATCCCTCTGGAataagcagggacaccttccactatcccaggctgctccaagccctgtcctgcccttggacacttccagggatccagggacagccaaTTTctttgagcagcctgttccaggacctctccaccctcacagggaagggcTTTTCCAcaatatcccacctaaatcACCATGTGTTAAAACACACAGAGGGAAAACCACTGCACTGCTGACTTCCAGTCCTTTTCCCAGCTGACCCAGTGCTTTATCAGTGCCTTTCCTCATTCCATCTCCTGCCTGTAATTACACTCCAGCCACAATCCACTCCTCTCTGAATAGGcctcagctgcttttgctttttaagacCATTATCTACCCTGAGCACTGGGTGCCTCAACTGAGTGTTTTACACTGTGCAGAAAATGACTTTGTGGAGCCCTAATCAGGGAACTGActcatttgaaggcttcatTATCTGTGTTTATTAGCATATATTTACAGCCAATTGAACTGTGCTTGTACAGGAGATAACTGAGCTCTCCAGGAAATTATCTTCAGACATTGTGAGACTCTGATATCTCCAGATGGGTTTAGCAACAGGAATTCTCCCTGACAGGACATGCTGGAAGAGCTCACTCCTTAAATGGAGCTAATATGGGTTGTATCTCCTGTTACACAGGGAAATGTTCTCCTGTGGGTCCCATTTTCCCTGTCTATTCCTCGATTAGAGCTTTTAATCTTTATCTTGACCAAAGCTTCTCTTTGTAGATCCACTATTCCCAAAAATCTTTTGGCGAAGTCTAAGTGAATCCAACCTTATTTGAAGAATTGTGCATTGCACCTGGGAACTGTTTCAAAGAGGAGTTACATTCCCTTCCTTTTATGaactttctttaaagaaattaactattttaatCCATGAAGAGATGGTGAAAATCAATCTGATGGCACTCAAATAGaatcccagaagggtttgggttgcaagggaccttaaagcccacccagtctccccccttgccatgggcagggacaccttccactaccccaggttgctccaaggaCATTCCCAGgggtccaggggcagccacaccTTCTATGGGCAGTAAGATGCCACACCTGTTTTgtcttctccagctcctgcttgaGGATGTGgttctcctgctccaggagaTGAGCTTGAACCTTCATTTTTGACACCTCCATCTCCAAAGACGACACCATATTTGATgactgcaaaaaaataaaaggctcaGATTTCAATTTAGGGGACTCACAGAGCACCAAAGTTTAagcagaggatgctgcagccactggatagagctgggatggcactggatgAACAATAGCCATGCTGGAAACTGCAGGGAAACATCTGCCATCACTAGGCTGTGTTTTCAAGACAAACCTCCACATTTTTCCCTCCTGgcttttggctgctgctgtgtttaaGCCAGCACTTAGCAAAGCTCAGCTTTGAAATCCCATGCACATCCCAGGACAATTCCAAAGGATGCCAATTCCATAACACCTGAAGCCCAACTGTCCTATCAAATCCTGTACCTCTGCTTTGGAGTTTTCCAGTtcctctttcagcagcagcctctccttttcccattcctccAGGGTAcactttccctcttccctttccttttgcttgAGCACCCTTGCCAGCTGTTGATTGAGATCCTGCACATCTGCTTGGTTTTTGGAGTTCCTCTGGCTcagttctgtgttttcagagtCCAGCTGCTGGTTCCTGGTCTTCAGATCCGCCACCTGAGTGGGGACAGCAGTGATTTTACACCGGGAATGAGATTTTGGGTATTTCCTTTCTATTAAGGTGATTAAAGATCTGACAAGTGTCACTCAAACAGTGACTCCAACCAGTTAATTTCTCATAACTGGCCTTAATTAGACCAGTTAAATCAGTCACCCAGCACACCACTGTTCCCCCTTTCCCTTCGAGGTAGATTTTGAGGGTTATCCAGTAGATTATTCTAAGCAAGTATTTTCCTAAGCAATACCAAGATGACATGGATGTAAAAGCTACTCAAACCTTCTAACAAGCCACCCCTAAAATAAAAGTAGCAGCCACAGGAATACAACTGGCAGCATTCCTAGACCCAGCCAGCTGGGAAACGAGTAGAGGTTGAATCACAATCTCTATTTCCCATGGGCTACTGCAGAGAATCACACAAAAACTACAGAACACAAGATTTAAACTTTACATTTCTACGAAATAAACTTTCCACGTTGACTATGGAAAGTGCTCTCAAGCCTGCAAGCTGACACAATTACAGCTGTTGTTTTATGAGCAGGTCAAACAAGCCTCAAATCAATCCCAAAGAGGCAATAAAACAGTTATCAACAagtttaaatttataaaaatgttcgttttctgctgcctttgtgaCCACCCAAGGAACAGCTTTGATGCAGTTATGATTCCCACAGAGAAGGTTCTGGGCTCAGGCCACACACCTGCTTTTTCAGGTTGTCAACCATCTTCTGCACAGccactttctcctttctcacagCCTCTATCTTCTGCCtatggaaaaatgaaagctCATTAACATTAAAATCAATTATTAATATACAGAACTGCAAGACGGGACAGGAGAACATCACCTCAAGTtgtgccaagggaggtttaggttggatattaggaaagattccttcatggaaagggctgtccagccctggcacagctgcccagggcagtggtggagtccccatccctggggagatttaaaagccgtgtggatgtggcacttggggacacagggcagtggtggccttggcagtgctggggaatgatggtcttagaggtcttttccaaccttaatgattccaaAAATGGGCTGTTTTTAACATCACCAGAAATGGTAATTGTGGATATTTATTCATTGCTCAGCATCCCTGTTCTGCATCAACTTGACAAGTGCTCCACCTCTCAAGGTGCCCCTAGTGGGTCTTTCCTAGAGGGGAAGAATAATCCCAGGATCATGGAGGGTTCTGCACTTGCCAAAGACCCAACCACTGGAATAATCTGTCAGATGAGCCTCTCCCTGCTTTTGCTGAAGCACAAATAATTGCATCAGGTCAGCTCCTGTGTAGGTCCTGTGCTCGTGTGTGTTACTGGGTCACCTCCTCAATGCCTACAGCTAAAacccctgcctggctctgggaacGGGCAGGACaagctggggcagggaaaaggatgAGGAATAACCTGTCAGGCTGCTGGATGTCCAACAGCACCGTGAAATAACCCCATTTTGGATTTGTACAGCACCTAGCACACAAAAGAGCTTGGAGAGAAGGGATGAACCCATTGTGGCACAGCCACAGTCTGAAGGCATCACAGGGTACATTCCCCATGGAATTCTCACCTCATTTCTTCCCTGGATCCATTTAGCTCCCTCAGTTTCAGGCTGGAAGCACTCCCTTCTTCATTTAATAAAGTCACTTCGTTTTTCAGGACGGCGTTTTCCTCGCGGAGCTTCTCAGCCTCACACCTGTGGCAGAGACACGAGACAAGTGAGAAAGCAGCTCCTGTAGGACATCTGGGGAGGAAAACAGTCCCACAGGTCAGAGCTGTCTGTAACGCTCCAAAACCAAAGCTACAGTTGCCTTGTTTTATGTATAAATGgtgtatttatattttccatGAATTTAGCAAGAGCGCTCCCCAGTTTGTTCAAAAAACTCTGAATTTTTACAAcgaacttaaaaaaaaccctggggTTTTGGGCTTGTTTTTGTACAGCTCAAGTGAGTGAAAATCTGAAGTTTCACACTAATATTTTACATGTCTTTCAGTCCTTGAACTTAACACCACAATGTGCAGACTGCCAGGAGAGTGAGCTGTTTCCCCATCTGGAATTCAGAATTCTGGGAACAGCACGGTTGGGAAAGTGCCTTTTCTGCCCCCAGGCGACTGCACAGAAATAACTTAGCCATGGTGGGACACCTGAAAGAACAGTTTCCTGCAGGAAGCTGGTGCTGAACAATAATTAAGCTACTTGTAACCACtttatccattaaaaaaaaagaaatcttgctGAAATACAGCAGTTAAAAACAAGGAGGTAAAACCTATGATAATATAATACAAGGAATACATGTTTTATAACTATATTTAGCATATCACACTCCTGAGGGGTTCctaactgaggaaaaaaaagtccctatCATTTTCTagcattaatttaaatattgagagaaacagaagcacTTTTAGCATTTCAAATTACCATCATTCCATAGCGTTAACCcgaaacactgagaaaaaacagGAGCAATTTTAGCCTTGCGAGCAACATTCAGCTCTAGAAGGGAACAAACCGAGTGGAGTGATATTAGTAAGAGCTACAAAGCACTCTGGAAGTGTTACCATGGATTTTGGACATGGAAATACGATGGGCTCGTGCTGGACCACGAGCTACACACTGCGACGGTGACATCCACAGACAGGACAGCTGGCAGGTGCTCCTGCTTAGGTGGCAGGCACAGAGAGGAGTAAGTGACACACAAGTTATTTATCCCAGTGGTCTGTATCCATGATTAGAGGAGTTAGGAGTCCACAGCACTGTTTGCTACTCAGAGCTAAATCAGAGTTAAACTACGGTGGTTAAAGGAGCAGCCAAGGCAGCGCTGGGTTAGTGGCTAACGTTGGGTTACGTTACCTCAGCAGGTCaaccttctgctgcagctcagtgcaCGTGCTCTGCAAGCCCTGGGTCActgccttcctctcctctgggTGACCCAGAGCTTTCTCCTTCACCTTTGGGTTGAGATCCCTCATTCCTGCTTTGCCCGCTTCTGTCACCGCGCCGTCGCTTTGGGCATTCCTGTCCTGCTGGCCCATAAATGCAGTGGGTTGTTCTTCCAGCTTCCCACCTCTCATGTCACTGGGCCCATCTGTGTTTCCTTGAGCACCTTGTCCTTGGACACATTCCAGTTCTTTAACATCTTCCATTTCTTTAACTTTCTGGAGGAACTCGGTGTTTTCCTCTTCAAACTTGACACTTTCCACCTTGCTTTCTTCTTGTTCACAATGAAGCCTTCTCAGCCTATGCAGGTTGTCTTCcagcactttatttttttcaattagcTGTATCATTTCAGCTTTCAGATCCTCATTTTCTACCTGAATTTCTTCTTGTAGCAACAGAAGTTCAGCCTGTGCCATGGATCGGTCTTCCAGCTCTTCCACCCTTTTCCAAAGCTGAGCTATTACGCTCTTCAGGTCACCATTTGCTGCCCCAGGAGTGTGATCCAGCAGGAGAGAGGCTTCACTCAGTTCTTCAGCCTTCTCCAGCTCTACCTGCAGCTTCAAAGCATCAGAAACAAACCCTTTATTTCTGGGAGCTATTCTGTGATTTAGCAGATGAACGTTCTGCTGTTTGACATTGTTGTGTAGCATTTTTGGCCTGGGAACTTCCTCCAGATCTCTCTTTTTTGGCAGCAGAGGCACCCAAAAAAGGAGCTCTCGGTTCTTGTCACAATCCTGGTTGCCATCAGCATCTGGAGCTGCTTGATTTCCTTGGATCCAACACCCCTGTACCTCAGGGTGGTCGCCAGCTCTGGCTGTCACACACCCCTCCTCCAAATCCAAATCCAAATCCATCTCCGACATTTCTTCCAGGTCTGTAGTATCAGCCTCCAAAGGTGGAAGGACACTGAAATCTGCTCCCATGGCTACATCTTGACAATCACTGGGCAACCCTTCAGAACTGGGATCTATCTCCTCTGGTTCTGAGCCAGAGTGGGAACAGCCAGGACTGGGAGGTTGCAGGGGCTCCGGCGCTTGCAGCCGGTGCTGCAGCCGCAGGATCTGGGCTGCCATCCTGACATTCTCCTTCACCGCCTGCTCGTGCACCTTCTGCAGGTTTTGGAGAACATCCCCATCGtctcccagaggagctgcaccaggaaaagcagcGATCTGGCTCTTGGCTTTCGCATACTCACTCTCCAGGACCCTGTAatggctctgcagggcagaaaAACTCCGTGTTTCCCACTgcagtttctgtattttcccttgGAGGGCTGAGATTTCCAAACTCATCTCAgccttttctgtctctgctctctcACAAATGCCTTTGTTCAAACTCTCCAAAGCAAGAAGTTTGGAATTGAGCTCTTCTTTCTCTCGCTTATACTCACTGTCCAGtctctccagcttttccctAACCCgcttcccattttcctccaCTGTGGATATATGTTCATCTTTCTCCTTTAGCTCTTTTTTATGGTCATTTTGGAGTTGGGCTATTTTCTCATTCAGCTTTTCCTCTTGCTCCTGGGCAGCATTCCTCAGCTCCcgcagctccttctccagctgctccctctcaCACACCAGCTTGTTCACTTCTTCCTTGAAATTTTTCTCCAGGAGATCCTTCTCCTGGGTCAGGGCAGAAGAAACAGCCTTTTCACTTGCCAAgctttccttcagctgctcatGGGCTTCAGCGGCCTCCTGAgcaatttcctccctttcaaACTCCCACTGGGATTTCTCCTCTCTTTGCTGTTCAGCAAGTTCCTGCAGCTCTCGCTGGTAACATCCTTCCAGACTCTGGAGGGTTTCTTCGTATTTATTCACGAGTGTTTGTGTGTCCACAGAAAACTGAGTTTGTGCATGAGATGCTCTTCTCTTATAGTCACTTGCCATTTTTTCCCTAGACATGGTTAACATAAGATATTACTAAACTACCTCAGAGATCAAAGTGGATTTTTAGGCTGAATAAAACAAGTTggaaattcactttttttttttttttccccactgactACTGGATGGGTGTTTCTGGAAGCCGTAAGTTAAAATGGAGGCAATTTGGTGaaacttcaaaaagaaaaactgccttggaaaagtgtGAAAGCTCATGAAATGTCCTCAGAAAAGGTTGCCTGTGCAATATGTGCCCTTCTGCTCCTGTGCTcagattttttggggggcaGATGCTCTCACCCCCATCACCCCAGGATGGTTTCAGTTTCTTCTGACACTCAATGTTGGCTAAAAGCATTTCCCAGCCACCCCTTTCCTTCTTCAGCAAAGAACTCTGCAAACCCACAAGTTTTAAAAGGACCAAGCAGGGATTTGTGGAGCACAGGGATCCCAAACAGAACTCGACTTAATCACGCCTGGTTATGCTTTAACACTACTGCTGCCTCTGGGCGAGCTAAAAATGAATCTAAATATCTGCTTGAGGAAggtcagaagagaaaaaaccctggagaggagcccagtgctgcagagtagagcaggAACAGCACTGTGCAGTCAGGACACTTGGAATGACACACCAGGGAAGTGTTTCTGCACTAGGTTCACCCCGGTCACCACGCTCCAGCACTGTCCCCACCGGAGGTGACACTCacctttcctcctccagctcctgctcgtgcttcctcagcagctcctccttctccagggcGTGCACCTCTGCCAGCCTCTTCACCTGCTCGTGGAAGCCACGTTCCagctcccccttctcctcctgcagtgTCTGCACCAGAACTCTCATCTTTTCTTCCACCCAGACACTCTTTTGGATCAGCTCCTCCCGTTCCTGCCTGAACTTCTCATTCACCTGCTCCAGTCTGGTCCTGACATCATCTTCATGCTCCTGCCTCAACAGTTCCTGCAGATTGGCTTTTTCCTCATCGAAATGCAtctgtaatttgtttttctcctcgCTGTATTTACAGTcgagcttttcctgctgctctctgagcgctgctgcctctccctgcagctctgctacTTGATTTTTAAGGCCAGTGATCTGCTTTTCCATGACATTCATCTCCTCAGTGTACTTCTGCCTCATatcctcctgctccttttcccagtGGGCTTTTGTCTcatccagctgcttttcatAATGGCTCACCtagagaagggaaaacaggatGGGTTGGTTTCATTTTCCACAGAATGTTCTACAGGGATGTTTCCCTCAATATTTCCATCTAGTTTTATATATTCATTCTACTGAATATTTTGATTCACACTTCAGCATCTTATATTgatttccctggaaagaatGTTCAAGTGCTCAGATTTCTTActgggatcacagaatcccaaacTGGTTTTGGGTGGGAAACGGCCTTACAcaccatctcattccaacacTTACTGTGTCCTCAAGCTCCTGTTTGAGGTGATGCAGATCCCTGTGGTGTTGCTCCTTCATCTGCTCGATGGCCATTTCTGCCTCTATGCTCATATTTAATGGGTTGCAGTCTTCTGAACCAAGTCCTTTAGAAACAGTAATTAGATAATAATTTACAGAActataaaaacattaattataCAATACCTAAATATATATAATTCTCAACAAAATGATTTCATCATTTTAGGACTGCTTAGCAGCTCTCAAAATCCCATCACAAACACAGCCAAGTAACTGCAAGCattaatttcagctttaaataCAGTTCAGCAGTCGCATTCCAAATTAACATTAAACACCAAAATAGGAGGTGGTGACCAAAACTCACTGGGAAGGTCGTCATGGAATTACCTCTAAGATGTTATAAACACCCACAGCACAGATCTCAGTCCTACAGGAGGTACTTTTTTACCTTGGTCAGGCTCAATCCCACCGTTGCCATGACTCTTCATGTCAATGTCAAACTCTTCTGACAGGGAATTTTTCAGGGAAGGCCTGAGCACTTTGCCTTGGGCACGGTactcctgcagctctgagtgCAGCTCATCGATctggtcctgcagctcctgagatggaggggggaaaaaaaggctgagggaaaggaacCAAAGCAGCTGAGCATCGACCCAGTCCCACCACGGGACATTCAGGTGGGAATTACAGCAGGGAAAGACTTGTCAATAATCCATAGTGCCATAGGCATCCTTCTATCAGCAAAAtaacaagggggaatggcttcccactgccagagggcagggatggatgggagattgggaaggaattcctggctgggagggtgggcaggccctggcacagggtgcccagagaagctgtggctgcccctggatccctggcagtgtccaaggccaggttggacaggggttggagcagcctgggatagtggaaggtgtccctgcccatggcaagagGTGGAAGAaggtttttaaggtcccttccaacccaaaccattctgggattctctgatgaTTCTCCAATACCAAACTCTCAACGGTGAAGGCATAACACGCTCCAGGACCTTTCCCTTCATTCCTTCTTCCTGTGaccttttattaaaaagcagcttttcaaacattttcaaacagTTGGGAAATGCCTCCTCAAATACCATCCACttgaaaaatcaaaccagaagCAAAAGATCAAATTAGGAAAGAGATCCCCTCGTTACTGCATTTACCATCTGGTCCTTCCGCCCGCCAGCGGAACCTCGCCAGGGTTTGTGCCAAGTGCCCTGCACCCCGTTCCAGGAACAGCAGTTATTGAGGAAAACAACTCCCTGAGTGTGCAAACACAGAATCCTGCAGGTCTGAAAGGCCCAGGAAGTGAACCTTGGGCACTGATTTATATCTCCCATcctcaaaaatagaaaaagcagctgCCTATCGAGCTGTATCAATTCAATGCCTATTTCTAGacaatttctgcttttaaactgCAGCTTCCACGCTGTTTCCAATCCAACAGCCTTTTGCAAAGGCAGCCCTTTATTGAATGGAAAGGATCCTGCAGagcagatcacagaatcacaaaccagtttgggttggaagggaccttaaagcccatctagTTCCACCCTCTtctcatgggcagggacaccttccattatcccaggctgctccaagccccatccaacccagccttggacacttccagggatccaggggcagccacagcttctctggtaCCACCGCAGGCATCAGAAAGCAGATGTGTAAATAGATAACCTGCAGGCTCATCTTAAAGTGCTTCAACCATACAAGatttgaggaggagaaagcaaattttcaaTTCTCagggttattttaaaaaaatatttctggtcTGAAAACCAGTAAAACATGGATGTATCTTACTTCTCTCCTCTAAGTTCCTGCAACTCTGAATTCACAGGGCTCCATggagcctctcccagcccacccTGGGGGCACCTCATCCTCTTAGCTCAGCCAGTTGCCTCTGTGGGAAGAGCTTTCCAACAccccttgtgctgctgtttgcagtgaggatgtggcacttggggacatggttagtgctgggcttggcagtgctgggggagcagTTGGACTCAGTCTGAGAGGGATTTTCCAACCTGAAAGGTTTCATGACGTTCCTGGTGGACACAGGAGCCAGGTCTCAGCTCCACTtaccctgcactgctgctcgTACTCGCTCCTCATCTGGGCCAGTCTCTCCTCCTGCAGGAAAAACTCTGCACTGGTGGGATCCAGGTCACCAAACTGGAACATAGGAATGGAATATCCAGTTATCCACTGGTCCACCCAACAGCCCTGCTCAGTACAGCACAGATGCCATTCCCAGCAGTCCTGCAGCCTGCACCCTCTCTCCACTCTggacttttattttaaacaaagaaactCCACTTTCCTCCTAGCAGGGAATGAGTAATTTCCCAAAAAGCATCGTCTGCCATCTAGCACAGCTCTCATGCTCACTGATTCCAGATCACAGCTTTCTACCTTAGCATTTGCACATCTCAGTGTGACAAATAATCCCAAGCTTTAAAGAAGGCTAGAAATCCCAATATATGAACCTCAGGCTGTGGATGCACAAACTCAAACATCTTTGGAGAAGCTGATATCCTGAAAAGTTCAGTGTAATACCGCCATGATCAGCTGTTCACCTCGATTTTCACCTAATTCCAGCAGAGATGCCATGTAAAACCTCACTCCTCCTGCATCATCTTCCCTGGAAAGGACCTGCAAGTTGGGCCTATCCAAAACTCtgtgctggggggaaaaaaaaaattcctgcagaTCTGCAGGATGATTGCTTCACTCTAAGGCTCCCTGCTTTAATTAGAATAAAATCACAGCTAAAGTGgaatatctttattttcctcagcTGCAAGGCAGTCCATGTCACCAAGGCAGGCTGAGCATGGACAATCTGGATAGGGACCCCAAAAGCCTCTGGATATCAGTTAAACTGGCAGCTTGAGTGCAGCAACTTGAAAGAGATTTAATTCTGCAAGCCccacagggaaaaggaggatttACCTTCTCAGCCAGGACATTTTCCAAGTTCCTCTGCAGTTTGCTTGCCAGACTTTCACACTCGGCcagtttttctcctgtttccaaCAGCTCGTTTTCCAGGCGGCTGTTCTCCTGgaccaaacaaaaagccccacaacAGCCTCAGCacttggaggaggaaaaaaatcagcatgtgTTGAAATAAGGGTAATCCCAATCAAGTCGGAGCATGGCATTATTCCAAGCTTCAGGTGATGACTGGAGTTATGAATCCATCCACACACAACCCACGCCTGCCACGGCCCAGTGTGAGCACTGGAATTTAGAGAAGTTATCAAAAGGCATAATAGCAAGTTTGCTTTACGTggttattttgtttatttgtttttaaaccagtattttaaaCTTGATCAAGATGTTTTGTCTCCTGGCTGGACAGCTCATCTGAGAGCTGTGCACACGCACGCTCTGCACTTGATGGCAGCAGAGATTTGAAGTGGAGATTAGGAATCTACAGAACAACCCATCGAGGTGCCCCCAACACCAATTCTCATGGACACGCCTCTATCTTGCTGGTTGAATGACTTTTGGCCAGCTAAACACAGCCCAAAACTCACGCTCTCAACAAGGACTACTCTGCAAGAGTCACTCCCCCTCCCAGGGTATCCCTGCTTTTTGGGGGGAATCCCAGCTGTGTTTAGTCCCTGTTACCTTCAGGGACAGGGCCAGGCGGTCCCGGATGTAGTTCTCATCCGTCTTCAGCTTTTCaatctcctgctccatctccagcCTCTGTTTGTTGGCCTGCTGCAGGATTTGCTCCCGCTCTCTGCGGAGCTCGTTCTTCAGAGCGGCGATTCTCTCCTTGTACTCCTCGTCCAGCTTCCTGCCGAGGCACCGGAGGGGAGAGGGGCTCGTTAGAGGAAGCAGGTGGCAAACGCTGCTGGGGTGAGGCTGGGTGGTCACCAAGGCCCTGCAATGCC encodes:
- the NIN gene encoding ninein isoform X5, producing MDEAEQDQYEARLKELFDSFDSTGTGSLGQEELTDLCHMLHLEEVAPALQQTLLQGNLLGRVHFDQFKEALILILSRTLSNEEHFQEPDSSPEAQPKYIKGGKRYGRRSLPEFQESGEDFAEVTVIEPLSEEAHPAHIASSQEHWKTRGSEEYEAEGQLRFWNPDDLNASPGASPSPDWIEEKLQEVCEHLGITRDGHLNRKKLVSICEQYGLHAAAGEVLEEVLHNLEQDGTMSIEDFFYGLFRNGKSLTPSASTPYRQLKRHLSMQSFDESGRRTTTPSAMPSTIGFSLFSSLDDGMGYGCVEGVLDCWHQEGIENSQEILKALDFSLDGKVNLTELTLALENELLITKNGVHQAALASFKTEIRHLMERFDQVAREKEKLRSDLEKAEKLKSLMASEVDDHHAAIERRNEYNLRKLDEEYKERIAALKNELRREREQILQQANKQRLEMEQEIEKLKTDENYIRDRLALSLKENSRLENELLETGEKLAECESLASKLQRNLENVLAEKFGDLDPTSAEFFLQEERLAQMRSEYEQQCRELQDQIDELHSELQEYRAQGKVLRPSLKNSLSEEFDIDMKSHGNGGIEPDQGLGSEDCNPLNMSIEAEMAIEQMKEQHHRDLHHLKQELEDTVSHYEKQLDETKAHWEKEQEDMRQKYTEEMNVMEKQITGLKNQVAELQGEAAALREQQEKLDCKYSEEKNKLQMHFDEEKANLQELLRQEHEDDVRTRLEQVNEKFRQEREELIQKSVWVEEKMRVLVQTLQEEKGELERGFHEQVKRLAEVHALEKEELLRKHEQELEEEREKMASDYKRRASHAQTQFSVDTQTLVNKYEETLQSLEGCYQRELQELAEQQREEKSQWEFEREEIAQEAAEAHEQLKESLASEKAVSSALTQEKDLLEKNFKEEVNKLVCEREQLEKELRELRNAAQEQEEKLNEKIAQLQNDHKKELKEKDEHISTVEENGKRVREKLERLDSEYKREKEELNSKLLALESLNKGICERAETEKAEMSLEISALQGKIQKLQWETRSFSALQSHYRVLESEYAKAKSQIAAFPGAAPLGDDGDVLQNLQKVHEQAVKENVRMAAQILRLQHRLQAPEPLQPPSPGCSHSGSEPEEIDPSSEGLPSDCQDVAMGADFSVLPPLEADTTDLEEMSEMDLDLDLEEGCVTARAGDHPEVQGCWIQGNQAAPDADGNQDCDKNRELLFWVPLLPKKRDLEEVPRPKMLHNNVKQQNVHLLNHRIAPRNKGFVSDALKLQVELEKAEELSEASLLLDHTPGAANGDLKSVIAQLWKRVEELEDRSMAQAELLLLQEEIQVENEDLKAEMIQLIEKNKVLEDNLHRLRRLHCEQEESKVESVKFEEENTEFLQKVKEMEDVKELECVQGQGAQGNTDGPSDMRGGKLEEQPTAFMGQQDRNAQSDGAVTEAGKAGMRDLNPKVKEKALGHPEERKAVTQGLQSTCTELQQKVDLLRCEAEKLREENAVLKNEVTLLNEEGSASSLKLRELNGSREEMRQKIEAVRKEKVAVQKMVDNLKKQVADLKTRNQQLDSENTELSQRNSKNQADVQDLNQQLARVLKQKEREEGKCTLEEWEKERLLLKEELENSKAESSNMVSSLEMEVSKMKVQAHLLEQENHILKQELEKTKQLPRCSDLSDLQNEVSSLITKNEKLQKEKEALSEELNRCVDKVAQVSCLESAISSLKQEQKSWEQQSQALKAQLSVSQDKVQSLDETLQSTNLQMSRLKSDLQVTQQEKETLQQEVMALHKQLQNTSEKNRVLEVAVPPSGLQDQRGPIHWDELEQPPEQEQRLLRQENERLQREVQSTKTDLAHSREKIRQLESTILSLKHQKHQSQSGIVKAIEQEKLSLKRECEQLQKELSSANRKISQMNSLERELETSSENEGLRKKQVKLDDQLMEMLQSGGMRSQSPRSRELQQQGCAPVPREQILQLQQQLLQAERRSQHLQEELESRASGTNMQQCTCLEEKPGYQGEVFPLAFFL